In the genome of Lathyrus oleraceus cultivar Zhongwan6 chromosome 4, CAAS_Psat_ZW6_1.0, whole genome shotgun sequence, the window GAGCTTGCACACGCCTTTAGATGAAGAGAATAAGCCTTGAGGTGGAGTCATATAAATATCTTCTATCAGGTCACCATGAAGAAAAGCATTattcacatccatttgatgaagAGACCACCCACTAGAAGCAGCTATAGAGATGATTGTGCGAACAACTGTCATTTTAGCAACCGATGCAAATATCTCATCATAATCAATTCCATATTCTTGCTTGTTTCCTAAAGCAATCAAACGAGCCTTGTAACGGTTGAGGGATCCATCAGAATTCAATTTCACATAATACATCAATTTGCGACCTATAGGTTTGACATCAGGAGGACAAGAGACAATATCTCATGTGAAATTCTCTTGAAGAGCTTGAAGTTCTTTATACATTGTTTTTATGCATCGCACATCTTTAACAGCCTGTGAGTAACAAGTAGGAATAGATATGCTAGAGAGTGTGACAGTAAGAGAAGTATGTGAGGAATCACACGTGTCTGGTGAATATCTATCTGGTGCGCGAGATATTCGACCAGAACGTCGTGGTTCAACCGCTACAGGATCAGGTGGCGGTTCAGCGTCGGGAAGGGGTGTGGGAACTTGTTGTCTGTGTTTTTTAACATATACATGACTTGGTTTATAACGTTCTATTGATTGGGGCATAATAGAAAATGTATAGATCTCTTGGATAGTCGCGAGAGAAATCTTGGGAATATCAACATGTATAATAGAAGAGTGTTTTGTCCACAGATTCAGAAAACCAGAATAATATTCTTGAATAGATAAAGTACCTTGTTTGTAATCAGTTATCTCCAACTCTAATTGAAAGTGTTTGGCTGCATTGTCTTGGTTGTAAATACGCTTTAAATAGTTCCACATTTCTTAAGCAGTTGAAAATGGGCGTACATTATTGATCATTTGAGGATCAATAATACTGAGGATCCAAGTGATTATTTGAGTATCTTTAGTTTCCCACGTATCTAGTGCAACTTTCTCAGTTGGTGTCTTGGAGACACCATCTAGGTGAGTCAACGATCCCTTTCCCTTGACATAATTTTTGAATTGAAATTCCCAAATTGAATAATTCTTTCCAGTAAATCGGACAGAAAAATTCTTATCATTTTCTGAAGTCATCTAAATTATTATGCCACCGGATACAATCACactaattattttattattataataatattacTATTATAATATGATAATAATAACATTAAGTGGTCAGCAACAAGAAATAATTAGAAATCGTAGTAACAGTACCACCCACGAACAACAACAAGACCACAATCCTATATCACGATATGGAAGGAGCGACAAAAGCTGAAGATTATCATGAACCAAGAATAGTCAAGAACAAAAAATACAAAATTGCAACAGCAAACCGAAGTCCTAAACCCAATAGATAATCACGATGGCAATAGGTTTAATCGACAAGGCTGAACGCAACCAAATGAACAAGAACAAAAATTGATTGCGATAACAGCGCAACAACGAGAATCTCCGGGACGAAATCCCGAAACGGCAACCAAGGATTTAGAATCTCAAGCAGCTACAAGGTTTCGATTTCGAAAGAAAGGATTTCGAAACGAACACGAACAAAGAACACAATTACGAGAGTGAACCAGTGGGGTATCGTTGTTCAGCCAAGATAACAAGATTTTTCAGGTTTAATCGAACCTACTGATACCTTGTCAGAAAAATTGGCTTGATGCCTTTTTCATTGCATTTGGTACTATATATAACGGTGTCAGTAATTACAGATAATTACAATTCAGAATTACTTAAAACTCGTAATGACTAATTTCCTATTctataaaaataaattattcaTATAAAGATTATTTCCCGATTATCAATAGCAAAATCATATGCAATTGAAAATCCAATTCACATATGGATAAGGCTTTGTTTTTGTGAAAAAGTAATTGTGAAAAATCCGGATATAAGAAAAAGAGCATAGTGTTGTTAAGTATATAAATAAATTAGTGATGAAAAAAGTAAACGTGTGAAAGCAAATCTATCTTCACCTAAGTTATGGGCATTCCTTGCGGAAACAGGGTCCCATGAAGCATGCATGCGCCTATTATTATTATCATTCTACTTGCTCATGTCACGGAACATAACTATAACAAAATGAAACTTGATATCTTAACAACTCTACTCACACATCTGTCAAAGATTCCAAAACTCACTGGCAGTAGCAACAGACCAACTCAactctctttctttctctctttGCTTTCATATACATATGCCATCTCCTTCACCACTCTTGTTACATTTTTCATGTTTATCTTTCATAGTACTATTATGTTTATCTGTTATTGTTTCTAAAGAATATGCAGGGCGGGCGGGAACATGATGTTTTATAGTTGAGTACATGAAATGAGATATTGGTGCGGTTCAATCAGAACACCGTGCTTTATAATTCATAAAAGCTCTCTGTTATTTGATTGAGCCGTGCCAATATCACGTGTTAATCAGGCAAATGCAATCACGCGATTAATTTCTTCTGCAGATTTGATCTTCATCAAGGAAGCAACTAACTTTTTTTTTTGTGACATGATCATCTTTTTTTTTCCTCTAGGGTGGGATCATAAAAGAAATGAATTGGTATGGTAGGTAGGGAACTAATTCATTAATTCTGTTGTACCTTTTTTGAAGATGGTAGGGACTTCATTCATTTGAGGCAGATCAACAGGTAGCATGTTAGTACTTTATGTTTTCTTTGCTTCTATTTTAAGGTTCTATAGATTAACAACTTTTTACTTATATTTTAGTTAAGCCGGTTTAATGCAGAATCTAAGACTTGGAACTTCTAGAAAGTTGAAGCGAACCGAACACTCACTAAAGAACTTCCTAAATCAAGATTTCTTAACTTGCAATGTTCAAGATAAATCTCAAGGAGTGTTTTAGAACTCTCAGAGTTTGCCTTTGAACTTGAACAAGTCTCTGATAGATATAATTTTCATATTGGTTGTAATAAGCTAGTAATACAGCATTCTCATCTATGAAATGAGCAAAACTTTCCTTCAAATTTAATGGCTCAAACTATTTCTCTGCAAGTTCCAAATTTCATGTTTATTGTTCTGTCAAATCTGATATTTTTGACACAATCATGAGAAATAACTAAAATTATATTGAAATTTTAAGGGAAATACAAGTAAGTTCAGTGAAAGTTGGATATAACGAGAACTAATTATTACGAAACGTTACACATGGCAGAGAACTAGAATAGAACACCCTCCGGCCACGTATCAAAAGAATATGCAGGTTGCTACTCTACTTTTCTACTTGTTCATCTCTTCCGTGGTTATCTCATTCTCCTTAGTTTGGAAAAAAGATGACAACTCTCGACCATCGAGTATCCAACTACTTGTACGCATAGCATGCGCCGCCTTTCATATATGCTGCTCTTTCAAGTTTCTGAAACGTGTGCTTCTTGAGTTTAGAAGGCGGGTTGTGAGATTCGTCCTATCAGAAAGTTGTGCTCCACAATGCATTTTCATCCTCTCCGCAACGCTCGTGAATATACTTCATCCTCGTAACAGACTTGCAAATCCCGCTGCATTTCCAATCAAATGTAGCAATGCATGTATTACCTGCCTGAGCCTTCCACTCACAATCTACAGAAGGGTAACACTGTCAGAAACCATCAAAAAATGATCGCATCCGGGTTTTGAATGTAGAATCAAAAGAACATACCAGGAGGTGAACCGCAACATATTCTCCTATCGTCGATATGTTCCACATCTAAACCTATGAACCATGATCCCAATGAAACATCTTCATTCGCATATTTATGCAGCACATCCCTGATATTATAAAATAAAACTGTTATCAATCTATCAAAGAACTACCGTGTGCCAAATTAGTCGGAAAATGTTCAGTTATTTTTTCGAGTAAAGGCCACAAAACTTACTGATTTATCGATATATAAGTAGCCAAATCTTGTGAAATGGCATATAATTGTCCAGTAGCATGACGAAAGTACTTGTTTCCAATCTCGCCAAACTTCCAGTATTCCGGTTCATGGTATTTCACTCCCCTGTGGCAAGACAGTTACACTAGGAAATAGTTTTAAGCTTGCTGAAAAATTACAATTCAGCTTTTCTTACCTCTGAGCAAGGACGGGACCAGATTTCATGCACCCAACATACACCCGAGGTTTCATGCGGTGCATACTCAGAGTCGACCCAAGTGTTGCTgtgattttaaaaaaaaaacagcACAACAAGGAAATGGTGAATGTTCGTATTGATCAACAATTAAAATTTCTTGGATAATTAACTAAGCTTGTGAAAAAACATGTTACTTAATCTACACAAGCTTACACTGGTTGAATAGTGACATCTATTATGAATTTGAAAGAAATAAAAGTAAGGAAGTTGTAATTTATTCATAATGAATTGAGTAGTTCATTAAGAATAATTATACGGCCATTTACACACGAGTAACTTGCATCACAAGTTATTGATCTAGGGTTGAATAACTAACTTCCTGGGTAGCTATAACTAACTAACTACCTTAACCAACTCATATTTGGATTATACACCACATGCTTCTTTAGTCCAAGTGTTGCTATGCCTATCATTCAAGCAATTGAACCTAGTACGTTCCTTAGATAGAAAAACTCTATCTGTTTTTAAAACCTTAGCTAGAACAACAGCAATTTGAGATTCACTTGGACAATGCTTTACTTCTAGTTTTCCCTTATTCACCTACATGCTCTCTTAGAAATGTGAAATCTTGGTTCAATGTGCTTGCTTCTGCCATGTAGAACAAAGATTCTTGACTAAATTTATTGTTGATTTGTTGTTAATCTGCAACATGATTGGCTTCCTTACCTGCACCTACAGTTTATTCTGTACTCATTCAATCCAAATTGTTTGGCATGCCGCAAAAGATTATGCTTCACAAGATGAAAAAACTGGCAATGGTTGCTTCTCTGAGCACCAGGAAATTGGTGCTCCAAAGAATTTAAGTATATATCTTGTGGTCCTTCTCGGTGGTTTCCCACTTCTATCGTCAGTGCCTTCTTCATTTGATGAATTTCCTTCCTCTAATACACTAGAGAATCTAATAGGTAGATGAGACTAATGAATTCTTAGATTGCTTCCCAAGCAAGCAACCTTCACACATCTTCTCAAGCATCGAGAATTTGGGTAGGCTTGTCTCTATTTCTTGAGTTACCAACTGGTTTAGAGATCTAAAGGTTAGATGGCCAGTCCTTAGATGCCAAAGCCAACTGAGTTTGTGTTCCATCACTACCCGAAGACATTGCACTTCTGTAGCACTAATTTTTGTTTGAAAGGTTATGTTTTGGGTTAAAGGTAATCTTAGCATAAGCACATTTCCAATCATGTGGTTGGAGCACCCTGTGTCAAGATGGCAAGGTTCAGGTCGATCATCCTCCTTAGATACTGCATCCATTAGAACAACTAGATCGTCATTTGAGTCATCTTGTGCCACCTTGGTCTCACCATCACAATCTTTTTCCTTGCTCTTGCCTTTGCCAAACTCGCAATCACTTGTATAATGACCCTATTTCTCACAATTGACTGAATGTGATTCTCATCTTGGCCCTTCTTTGTATCCTTATGACTTGACAACCCTCCTCTCTCTTGGAGGATTTAAGTTTCTCCGTATATTTGTTCTTCTGTGAGCTAAGCCAACTAACTTATATGAATGTTCCTTTGCTTGACTTGCCCGTGAAATTTCCATTTCCTTCATTCTTCTTGAATGTCTGGGCCTGTAATGCTTTCATCTCTAGATGTCATTTTCCCTTATTCTTGCCCTCAAGGATTGGGAGTGTACCGGGGAAACCATTTCCACTAGCCATCGTGCTCAAAATAGAAAAACAACCCAAGATTGTGTGAATCTCACACAAACCAAAGGGCTCTGGATACCAAGTTGTAATTGATTGATAATGAATTGAGTAGTTCATTAAGAACAATGATACAACCATTTATACACCAGTAACTTGCATCACAAGGCATGACAAACTAACTTTCTAGGTAGTTATAAATAACTAACTACCTTAACCAATTCACATTTGGATTATACAACAACTTGTAACACtgaaaaccctaatttcattCACAATCAATAATACGGAACTAGTCGGAGGCGTGGTCAGACTTAGCCGAACGTAACCAAATATCGTGTGTTTTAATGTGCACTTTATTGTTTCTTTTCTCTTCTTATACTAGTTGTTGTTCTAGAATTTACTAATAAAACAAAATATGTTATCATAGCTTACTGGAATCACCGTAGAAATTTTCTACGTACCTAAATTCACATGAACGTCATCATCAACTTTGACATAAAATTCTGCATCCCACAAGGCAACAACGGTTGAAAAGTATGTTTTCGTCTTAGCTGATAATTCCATGTATCCCTCGACGTGATTCTGTTCAACATGATGAAATTTGTTAATTATGAAAAAGAAAGTACATAAACACGGGGCATATAATTATATATATGAATGAAAATAATAGGAGAGAAAGATCACCAGCCTCAAAAAGTCAGCATGAAGATTTTCCTCGGCTTCAATAGCTTTGTCAAGAATTCCACCTAATGTAGAACTATAGACAAAAAAGTTAACTAAATACGTGTAGTAGTAATGCTAACACCCCGAAGAAATATTATTTAAAGTTCATCCAAACAAAAAGAATAATCATAAATGTGTAACTATGCTAAAAAAAGACAGTGAACATCAAGAGACATTGAATCTGACCTGTGACCTATAACAAAACGTATGACTATGCCCTTTTCTTCCTCCAACTTTTTTCTATCCTCAGCTGATGGAGTTTTATTCGAAACCGTGGATCGGATGCATTAGGTACATAGAATCAAAAAATGAAGGGAAAAAAAACTACGAAACGGTGAAATATCATAAATCACCTTGTGGCATCCATGTTTCTCGAACAGAATCTCTTCGTTTTCTGCTACTGAAAGCTGTATTGATCCCTATAACCATGAAACATTTTTTCCTCGGAGTTGATTCAACTCTCTCTGGCTTTCCTGATACAGGCAAACCATTGACTATAAGTACAGGCATGAGTCATCAAAGCAAATTTAAGATTCAGCTCCAACGTAGATAGTCTTACTCGATTTCCTGCAGTTTATGCATAAAAATGAGTTTAGAATTAAAGTTTTCTGATAACAATATAAGTAGGTTAACAATTGGTTTTGGCTTACTTGATAATATTCTGGATGTTTGAAACTTCAACTTTACTGTAATTGGAGCTAGGCTTTACAACCTTTAGATTAAGATTACATCCGTCAGCGATTAAATTTCTTTGCTCGATCTCTCTAGAAATCCTTGAAATTTCTTTATATTCCGACGGCCGCATCCTGAATGAGTGAGAATTTAGGGTTAGCATAACAATTATTATAAATTTTCCCTCCCTTGAGTAGTAACCAAAGGTGAAAACTGGCTTCATTTTCAGATTATAATAGCAAAGACATAGTTTTAAATTGCAATCGGCAACTCTAATCGCGGCCGCAATATTGCTGATGCGGTAGTCTCCGCAACCGCATCAGACTCTGCAATTACGGTGTGATTTGAAATCACACGTCCTTCTACATTAGGAACCGCATCAGACAACTTCGCTCAGGTTTCTTCAAATATTTTCATCAAAACTCAAAATTTAGAATCCAAAAGTTAAATTTACATGCCGAATGCACATCACAGTAATCACAATGACCGGAATCACAAAACACGCATACGCATCCGCGACCGTAATTTAAAACCATGAACAAAAGTTCAAGCTATATTCAAAAAGCCAGCATTCATTTAAGCTCACTACAATGCAGCCTGGAAACTCAATTACTCACTAAGATCATAACTGAGACAAAAATTGAAACTTGATAATGAAAAATTGAGAAACCCAGAAGCAAAAGTACCTATTAGTGAACAACATTCCAGCACAGAAACTTGCCAAACAAAGCATAAGAGCCCATTTTCTGTGTACAACAGTCCTTGCACCTACCTCTACACCCCCTACTTTGATTTTCACCGACATTCTTCTCACCCTCTTCTTGTTCCCTTCACTATAAACAAAACCCACAAAATAGAATCAAACAACaatgagaaagagaaaaaaacaTGAATTAAAAAAGCAAAGTTTACAGATTCTATAGCATTACCTCGTACGGGTTTGGAACAAGAAGAGAGTAGAGAAGAACAACCTCGTAGATATTTATTTAAAACAAATAACGGTAACTGTTACTCAAAACCTTAATTTCAGTTCCTTAAAAAGTGTTAAATGTTTTGGATTCAACAAGTTTTCATCTCATAAATAACTGTAGTTGCATTAAAATGGGAAAGTAAGTTTAATTATTAGTTTTTTGTTTTATGCGTTAATTATGATTATTTAGAGTTGTTATGTGATGTGTCTTAATTAATAATGTCGGTTTGGGTTGAATCATGTTGACATGGATCCCACTTAAATTATAATTTAATAttgaataaaaatatttgtgtttttacttaattttaatattgttaaataaattaaaaataatgaaacaTATAATAAAAATGTATAAGTTGTGTGAAgatatattttattatttaatatttattgttgtCTCAAtcataatattttattatttaatatttattgttgtGTCAATCACAATTGCATTGAAAAAGTttagatagacagatagatagagagagaaaaaaaaattataattaacTTTCTATTGAAAATTGAAATTCTGTTTTAACTCACAGTCTGCTACTTCTGTTTCACAAAACCGAACATTGACTTATATACTATCAAAACCTAAATGACATTCAAATGCAAGCCAAATTAAACTCTAAATGCAACTTAAAAGAAAATTAATTATATCTAACATCATATTTTAATTCATATTCAGCTAATCAAAATCAATAACATCAATTTCATCTCTCAACTGGATAAAGTGTTTAGTCTTGATTGTTTTAGCCAGAACATTTGTTAGTTGCTTTTGACTTCTACAGTGAACAACTTCAAGCACTCTATTTTGAACCCGGTTTCTCAATAAGTGGAACTTTGTgtcaatgtgcttgcttcttcCATGCAGCATTGGATTCTTATCAAGGCTTATAGCtgatttgttgtcaatcatcaactTCACATGCTTGCTCGccttgatcttcagatcctaTAGTAAGTTCAAAATTCACACAGCTTGACAAGCAGTCGAAGCACCTGCAATGCACTCAGCTTCACAGGTTGACAATTCAATCACTGGTTGCTTCTTGGAGTACCGAGAAATGGGACTTCCTGTATATTTAAAGGAATATCCATAAGTACTTCGtttgtcaactctgtctccacaccaatcaaaGTCTGAATAGCATATCAGATCTAAATCAGTTTCAACACTAGaaggaaacaaaattccatacTTCATAGTCCCCTTAATGTACCTCGGTATCCTGACAGCAATTTGGTAATGTGACAACTTTGATTTGTTCATAAACCTACTTATCATTCCAACTGCATAACAAATATCATGTCTGGTATCGTAGAGATATCTCAATGAGCCCACCAACTATTTAAAAATTGTAGCATATACATTATCACCCTCAACATCAGAATCCAGCTTATGATTTGTTTCAGCAGGTGTGACTGCAAACTTGTAATTTGTTAtctcaaatctcttcagaagctcaagttcatatttcAGTTGATGCAAGATTATACCCTTATCAGAGTACAAATTCTTCATTCCTATAAAATATACCATATTTCCTATATCAGacatctcaaactcattcatcgGCACCTTCTTGAACTTAGTTATCTCATATGAACAACTCCGTGTTAAtaatatgtcatcaacatagagacgCACCAGAATCATATTGTTATTAGATGTATGTTGAACATAAACATCATACTCCATCTCATATTTTCTGAATCCTTGAAGtttgaaaaatgaatcaatttttaGATTCCAGACTCTAGGTGTTTGTTTCAGTCCATACAGGACTTTATGCAacttgtacaccatcccttcctgattatttttcacaaatccaagaggttgtgatacataaacttcctcttgtaaaagaccattcaaaaatgaaaatttcacatctaaatgcatcagagaCTAATTTCTGTTAGCAACTATAGCAATCACAagtctgattgtttcatgtctagctACATATCAAGATTTATGTAGAAATCCTCTAACTACTAACCTTGTTTTGTGTTTGCCAATTGATCCATATGGCTTTAGTTTCAATTTCTAAACCCATCTCACGTTGATGAatttcttgttctttggaagctcagtcaactcccaagacttgtttctttctatagcatcaagttcttctttcatggcctttACCCACACCTACTTCTTGAGATCATCTTTAGTACTAACTAGTTCAGAGTCTACCAACATGGCATGCTGAATGACTTCCACTTTAAAGTCTATCTCAGTATTttgcaacatgtcaaactctACAAATCTTCTTGGTATTTGTCTGATTCTTAGTGGTCTTTAAACTTGTTCATAATTTTCTTTAGATGCTGGAAAAGCATCAGACGTTGGACTACCTTCAGAGTATGGTACATCTTCAGAGGCATGATTACCACTAAAGTCTGGATCATCATCAGAATCTAGATCagaatcagattcaccttcagagtcaTACTCACCCTCAGACTCTCTTTCAGCATCAGAGTCACCTTCAGCCTCTGACTCGTCTTCAGACTTAGAATCTCCTTCAGAGTCTaaaatatcttcagaagttaaccCAGGTGTTAACAATACACTAGAGTTTGATAGAGACTTATTCCAATCCCACGCTTCTAATTCGTTCACAATGACATCTCTGTTGAATTCAAGTTTGTTAGTGACTGGACAATACAGTTTATAAGCACCTGTAATGTTGTACCCTACAAGCAACATGACTCTGCTTCTGTCATCTGACTTCCTTCTCTTAGCATCTGGGACATGTTTATAACAAACACAACTAAACACATTCATATGgctcacactttgcttatctccagtccacttctcAAAAGTAATAATTTCCTTCAGCTTTTTTGTTGGACACCTGTTGAGCATATATGTTGCAGTGACAATAGCTTCTCCCCACAAGGTGTGAGGGAgcttcttcttctccttcagcatgctccttgtcatatcaagcaaagttatgtttcttctttcagcaagaccattgtgttggGAGTGTAtggagcagtaacctcatgctcaattccattctcctcatAGAACCTTCTGAACTCAATATAgtactcacctccaccatcaaTTTTGAGAATTTTCAGCTTCTGACCACTTTTGTTTTTCAGCCTTCACCTTGAACTTATGAAACTCAAGAAACATCTCATACTTAAACTTGATGATTATTACCtatgtcattcttgtgaactcatccacaaatgacaTAAAGTACTCGTTTCCTCCAAGTTAATGTACTTCaaatggtccacacacatcagaatgcaCTACTCTCAGAGCATATTTTGCTCTTGGATGCACTTCTGATGCAAATGGCAATCTAGGTTGCTTACCTTTCatgcatatctcacatgacttctCAGGTTTCACAATCttaggaattccatgtaccatCTTCTTAGAACTCAGATTCCCTAAGCTTATGAAGTTCAGATGCCCCAATCTCTTGTGCCATAACTCATTGTCACCTTCAACACATTCTACACTAATACATTTAGTTTTAGTTGTTTCCACgttcaccttgaatgttctagTGCTTTCCTGTTCAGACTGCATAATCAGCTTCTGATCtgaatcatacaacttcaagagattatccttcatagtaactgagaaacctttctcaattagcTGACCTACACTCATAATATTGTTCTTCACGCCAGGAACATATCAAACATCCTTGATCAGAACAATTTTGTCATTTTTCACTATGACCTTGGCATTTCTCATTCCTTCAGCATTCAAATACGTATCATCAGCGCATCTAATTTTTGTCCTATTTCTAGAGTTAAAATTACTCAACAATTGTTTGTTTCCAATTAGGTGATTTAAgcagccagtgtccatataccatCAGTCTACCAAATATCCACCATCAGATTCAGAAGTCATCAATAGCAtatgttcatcatcagactctcCTCTGactatatttgcttcttctgattttcttttcttgtttAACCAACATTCAGCAGTAAAGTGACCAAACTTTTTACAACAATAACATTAaaccttcttcttgtcaaacttctctCCCATATGATGTTTCTTCTCATTAGAGTTGGAGACTTCTAACTTCTAATAACCACCATTGT includes:
- the LOC127138364 gene encoding probable beta-1,3-galactosyltransferase 2; the protein is MPVLIVNGLPVSGKPERVESTPRKKCFMVIGINTAFSSRKRRDSVRETWMPQAEDRKKLEEEKGIVIRFVIGHSSTLGGILDKAIEAEENLHADFLRLNHVEGYMELSAKTKTYFSTVVALWDAEFYVKVDDDVHVNLATLGSTLSMHRMKPRVYVGCMKSGPVLAQRGVKYHEPEYWKFGEIGNKYFRHATGQLYAISQDLATYISINQDVLHKYANEDVSLGSWFIGLDVEHIDDRRICCGSPPDCEWKAQAGNTCIATFDWKCSGICKSVTRMKYIHERCGEDENALWSTTF